The Streptomyces uncialis genomic interval CGGCAGTCGGGCAGGCTGGCCGGGTAGAGGATGTGGCTGACGACTTCGACGGGCTCCCAGTCGAAGGCCGGCAGGCTCAGGCGGTAGGCGTGACCGTCCCTGTTCTCCAGGACGTCACTGCAGGTTTCCCAGATGTGGCGGACCTCGGGGTCCTTGCAGACGTCGCCGATGAGCTGGACCAGCTCGGCGCTGTCGCCGCGGCCCGCGAGGGCGAACCGGAGCAGACGCACGTAGGCGACCGCGTGCCGGCCCCAGTCGTGGAACTGCCGGCGTGCCTCAGCGCTGGTGAGGGTCCACCGCATCAGGTTGGCGCCGGGCTCCATCACCCAGGGCCACCACTCTGCCATGGCCTGGTTGTACCCCAGGATGTTCCAGTTGCTGTCGCACAGGTAGGTCGGGCTCGGCATCTGCTTGTCGATCAGCAGGCCCAGCGCGCTGCGGAGCCGGTCGTCGAGTTCCCGGGAACGGATGTCGAGCGATCCGCCGTTGTTGTGCAGGAGCAGGGCGTGGCGTTCGTCGCGGCCGAGCTGGAGCGTGTCGGCGAGGGCCTCGCACTGCTTCCGGTCGAGCCACTTGGCCGTGGCGCCGTTCTCCAGGTTGCGGTACCAGCGCTCGGAGCGGCCTATCGCTTCCGCCGCTTCCTGCTGCGTGAGGGGCCGGCCCAGACGTGCGCTCGCGGTGGTGCGCCAGGCACGCAGGAGTCCGCCCAGGCCCATGACCTGTCCCGGGCGGGGTGTTCCAGGAGACGTCTTCTCGTGCTTGCAACTGTCATCGTGGGGGGCGCTTTTCGCCATGGGGAGCCCTTCGTTCCATTGTGCTGTGGGACGGGCCGGAATTCGCCGTCGCAGGG includes:
- a CDS encoding helix-turn-helix transcriptional regulator gives rise to the protein MGLGGLLRAWRTTASARLGRPLTQQEAAEAIGRSERWYRNLENGATAKWLDRKQCEALADTLQLGRDERHALLLHNNGGSLDIRSRELDDRLRSALGLLIDKQMPSPTYLCDSNWNILGYNQAMAEWWPWVMEPGANLMRWTLTSAEARRQFHDWGRHAVAYVRLLRFALAGRGDSAELVQLIGDVCKDPEVRHIWETCSDVLENRDGHAYRLSLPAFDWEPVEVVSHILYPASLPDCRLVVMTWVQDDDERDLLEAAATAENPTPKGKGSAGSGATARRRLLTRKLTDRLVVSTEEEAVALAGDGGRALPVLSRMVGPDCRLTLSPRTQTVIWATLEDDGRWGVAEVDAYTVAVRLPQASALPEAHPEVKALSRAVLPLEPADAVDRIQALVSQLKARVDLLEEIHRDLWETDRTLPRAWHPVDEI